A portion of the Leucoraja erinacea ecotype New England chromosome 9, Leri_hhj_1, whole genome shotgun sequence genome contains these proteins:
- the mgat2 gene encoding alpha-1,6-mannosyl-glycoprotein 2-beta-N-acetylglucosaminyltransferase, with protein MRFRVYKRKVLLLALVVLVAACALWTGGRQRKAEAVVREEAAAATTARPGQGLGPAVNESRADAPDNRTLAYRALVYQLNFDQVVRNGLGSVPPGTRAAAPAGHDLVMVVQVHDRPEHLQLLVDSLRRARGLQRLLLIFSHDLWSPRINRIVDSVDFCPVLQIFFPFSLQLYPGEFPGHDPRDCSRDVGRTAALRMGCNNAQFPDSFGHYREAHFCQTKHHWWWKLHFVWDKVKALQDYKGLVLFIEEDHYLSPDFYHVLKAMWSLKTENCPDCDVLSLGTYARVGDYGDKSNKVEVKTWRSTEHNMGMAMDRATYQKLMECTDAFCKYDDYNWDWTLQHLTVSCLPRYWKVMVCEAPRIFHSGDCGMHHKKACAPSVEISKIDRILSNNAQHLFPETMTISKVYPLGAITPHVKNGGWGDIRDHELCASYRRLQ; from the coding sequence ATGAGGTTCCGCGTGTACAAGAGGAAGGTGCTGCTGCTGGCGCTGGTCGTGTTGGTGGCCGCCTGCGCCCTGTGGACGGGCGGCCGCCAGAGGAAGGCCGAGGCGGTGGTGCGggaggaggcggcggcggcgacgACGGCGCGGCCGGGGCAGGGCCTGGGGCCGGCGGTGAACGAGTCGCGGGCGGACGCCCCCGACAACCGCACGCTGGCCTACCGGGCGCTGGTCTACCAGCTCAACTTCGACCAGGTGGTGAGGAACGGCCTGGGGTCAGTGCCCCCGGGGACACGGGCCGCCGCTCCCGCCGGCCATGACCTGGTGATGGTGGTCCAGGTCCACGACCGGCCTGAGCACCTGCAGCTGCTGGTGGATTCACTGCGCAGGGCCCGCGGCCTGCAGCGTCTGCTCCTCATCTTCAGCCACGACCTGTGGTCGCCCCGCATCAACCGCATCGTGGACTCCGTCGACTTCTGCCCCGTGCTGCAGATCTTCTTCCCCTTCAGCCTGCAGCTCTACCCAGGGGAGTTCCCGGGCCACGACCCCCGAGACTGCTCGCGGGATGTGGGCCGCACCGCCGCCCTGCGGATGGGCTGCAACAACGCCCAGTTCCCCGACTCCTTCGGACACTACCGGGAGGCGCACTTCTGCCAGACCAAGCACCACTGGTGGTGGAAGCTGCACTTCGTCTGGGACAAAGTCAAGGCCTTGCAGGATTACAAGGGCCTGGTGCTCTTCATTGAGGAGGACCACTACCTCTCGCCCGACTTTTACCACGTCCTCAAAGCCATGTGGAGCTTGAAGACTGAAAACTGTCCCGACTGCGACGTACTGTCCCTCGGCACATACGCGCGGGTTGGTGATTACGGAGACAAATCGAATAAAGTTGAAGTGAAAACCTGGCGATCGACAGAGCATAACATGGGCATGGCCATGGACAGGGCGACTTACCAGAAACTGATGGAATGCACAGATGCTTTCTGCAAATACGATGACTATAACTGGGATTGGACACTGCAGCACCTAACAGTATCTTGTTTGCCTCGGTATTGGAAGGTGATGGTTTGTGAAGCTCCTCGCATTTTCCACTCTGGTGATTGTGGCATGCATCACAAGAAAGCTTGCGCACCCTCTGTTGAAATTTCTAAAATAGACAGAATTCTAAGTAACAATGCACAGCATTTGTTCCCAGAAACAATGACAATAAGCAAAGTCTATCCATTGGGTGCAATAACTCCACATGTGAaaaatggaggttggggggataTAAGGGACCATGAACTTTGTGCAAGTTATCGTCGGTTGCAGTAA